A DNA window from Thermodesulfovibrionales bacterium contains the following coding sequences:
- the ftsE gene encoding cell division ATP-binding protein FtsE, translated as GGDCKDRKDFSMIHFDNVSKYYDTNTAIRNITLSFEKGELAFITGPSGAGKTTLLKLIYAAELPDSGSVSVADWQTDRLDGSTIPLLRRNTGIVFQDFRLLDNMTVFDNVALSLRVRNVPERNVKEEVLDALKMVNLRHKTDSFPPALSGGEQQRVVIARAIIGEPTILLADEPTGNLDADTAAGIMNIVREINAKGTTILIATHNRDLFKNSGKRVIRLDAGSLVGEARG; from the coding sequence GGAGGAGATTGTAAAGACCGTAAAGACTTCTCTATGATACACTTCGATAATGTCTCAAAGTACTATGATACGAACACGGCAATCAGGAACATAACCCTTTCCTTCGAAAAGGGTGAACTGGCCTTTATAACCGGCCCGAGCGGCGCCGGTAAGACGACCCTCCTCAAACTCATCTATGCGGCGGAACTCCCTGATTCCGGCAGCGTATCCGTAGCGGATTGGCAAACGGACAGGCTTGACGGCTCCACGATTCCACTCCTCAGGAGGAACACCGGCATCGTCTTTCAGGATTTCCGGCTCCTCGATAACATGACGGTCTTCGATAATGTGGCATTGTCGCTCAGGGTGAGGAACGTTCCTGAAAGGAATGTGAAAGAAGAGGTCCTCGATGCGCTGAAGATGGTGAATCTCAGACATAAGACAGACAGCTTCCCCCCCGCTCTTTCAGGGGGAGAACAGCAGCGGGTAGTGATAGCGAGGGCGATCATCGGAGAGCCGACCATACTCCTTGCTGATGAGCCGACAGGAAACCTTGATGCAGACACCGCGGCAGGGATCATGAACATAGTCCGGGAAATCAATGCAAAGGGGACTACGATACTCATCGCGACCCACAACCGGGATCTCTTCAAGAATAGCGGCAAACGGGTCATCAGGCTTGATGCCGGTTCCCTTGTGGGAGAAGCGAGGGGATAG